From the genome of Cytobacillus firmus, one region includes:
- the lpdA gene encoding dihydrolipoyl dehydrogenase, which translates to MVVGELAHERDVIVIGGGPGGYHAAIRAAQLGRNVTLVEQDQLGGICLNKGCIPSKILTQSAEKFTSFQEGENWGLEGGNISLNLNKLQEYKQKKIKQLRAGIEALCQANKIEVLNGSAFFLSEDKIGIEKGDQFDVFRFQNAIIATGGRPEKPLWFREISELVFDQHSISNLSEIPDKLLIYGNDYIALEIGMAYQALGSKVTLILEDGKEDFDFDQSICRELKRILKKKKIDIVRNSDVLGLEHNEGMLTVTFESKGKRETISGTHLFVSSSIRPNTDQLGLSRIGVEQCEAGFIKVDRQSRTTQKHIFAVGDVTEGPALAVKAIKQGKTAAEAIAGIKSESDFHFIPIAAHTQPPIACAGLTEQEAINMGYDIEIGVSSLSANGFSTLSGKKDGFIKVISCRKKQVLLGIHMVGSGAIELISAGITALEMGARDEDLIFPNYPHPSINEGLLEAVEALKNLAVHIPPLSKKTQKIKV; encoded by the coding sequence ATGGTAGTTGGAGAACTGGCACATGAGCGTGATGTCATCGTAATCGGCGGCGGCCCCGGGGGCTATCATGCCGCAATCCGCGCTGCACAGCTGGGGCGAAATGTTACATTAGTTGAACAGGATCAGCTTGGCGGGATCTGTTTAAATAAAGGGTGCATACCTTCCAAGATTCTCACACAGTCTGCTGAAAAATTCACTTCATTCCAGGAAGGGGAAAATTGGGGGCTTGAAGGAGGAAATATTTCATTAAACTTAAACAAGCTCCAGGAATACAAGCAGAAGAAAATTAAGCAGCTCCGGGCAGGAATTGAAGCCCTCTGTCAAGCTAATAAAATAGAAGTTCTTAATGGTTCAGCCTTTTTTCTGTCAGAGGATAAGATTGGGATCGAAAAAGGAGACCAATTTGACGTTTTCCGATTTCAAAATGCCATCATTGCGACCGGCGGCAGACCGGAAAAACCTCTTTGGTTCAGAGAAATAAGTGAATTAGTATTCGATCAGCATTCCATTTCAAATTTGAGTGAAATACCCGATAAACTATTAATCTATGGCAATGATTACATTGCCCTCGAAATAGGTATGGCCTATCAGGCACTGGGATCTAAAGTGACTCTGATCCTCGAAGATGGAAAAGAGGATTTTGATTTTGATCAGTCCATTTGCCGGGAACTGAAGAGGATATTAAAAAAGAAAAAAATAGATATTGTAAGAAATTCGGATGTATTGGGACTTGAGCATAATGAAGGAATGTTAACAGTAACTTTTGAGAGTAAAGGAAAAAGAGAAACCATTTCAGGCACACATCTATTTGTTTCATCTTCCATTCGGCCAAACACTGACCAGCTGGGACTCTCCCGTATAGGGGTGGAGCAATGTGAAGCAGGGTTTATTAAGGTTGACCGTCAAAGCCGGACAACACAGAAACATATTTTCGCAGTCGGTGATGTAACAGAAGGTCCTGCACTTGCGGTAAAAGCTATTAAACAAGGAAAAACAGCCGCTGAAGCAATTGCGGGAATTAAATCGGAATCAGATTTTCACTTCATTCCGATTGCTGCACATACACAGCCTCCTATTGCGTGTGCGGGGTTAACGGAACAGGAAGCCATTAACATGGGCTATGACATTGAAATTGGTGTATCCTCATTATCTGCCAACGGATTCAGCACATTGAGCGGGAAAAAAGATGGATTTATAAAAGTGATCAGCTGCAGGAAAAAACAAGTTCTTCTGGGGATCCACATGGTAGGCTCCGGAGCAATAGAATTAATTTCAGCTGGAATTACTGCATTGGAAATGGGAGCAAGGGATGAAGATTTAATTTTCCCTAACTACCCGCATCCAAGTATAAATGAAGGCTTGCTGGAAGCTGTAGAAGCTTTAAAGAATTTGGCTGTTCACATACCGCCCCTAAGCAAAAAAACGCAAAAAATAAAAGTATAA
- the hppD gene encoding 4-hydroxyphenylpyruvate dioxygenase — translation MQNEKLLKEQKVADFFPVKEVDYLEIYTGNAKQSCHYFCTAFGFKPVAYSGLETGNRETVSYVLQQRKIRLVITGTLNDSSRVSNFIHKHGDGVKDIALTVDDVEKAYKAAVERGAIEIQPPAEIKDEYGTVKKAVIGTYGDTIHTLVERNDYKGVFMPGFEPYQTEVPFEDAGFIGVDHVVGNVERMEEWVNYYANVMGFKEMKHFTDKDITTEYSALMSKVMHNGGRIKFPINEPAEGKRKSQIEEYLEYYNGAGVQHLAILTEDIVSTVSILRKNGVEFLSTPDSYYEMLSERVGKIDEEIDKLKELNILVDRDDEGYLLQIFTKPIVDRPTLFIEIIQRKGARGFGEGNFKALFESIEREQERRGNL, via the coding sequence ATGCAAAATGAAAAATTGTTGAAGGAACAGAAGGTAGCCGATTTCTTTCCTGTGAAGGAGGTAGATTATTTAGAAATCTATACAGGAAATGCAAAACAATCCTGCCATTATTTCTGCACAGCTTTCGGTTTTAAGCCAGTTGCTTATTCCGGTCTGGAAACCGGCAATAGAGAAACAGTCTCTTATGTCCTTCAGCAGAGAAAGATTCGCCTGGTGATCACAGGAACATTAAATGACAGTTCCAGAGTTTCAAATTTCATTCATAAGCATGGAGATGGTGTAAAAGATATAGCATTAACTGTTGATGATGTTGAAAAGGCATACAAAGCAGCGGTTGAAAGAGGTGCAATCGAAATACAGCCTCCAGCTGAGATAAAAGACGAATACGGCACGGTCAAAAAGGCAGTTATTGGTACATATGGAGATACCATTCATACACTTGTTGAACGGAATGATTATAAAGGGGTATTCATGCCTGGCTTTGAGCCTTATCAAACTGAAGTTCCATTTGAGGATGCAGGTTTTATCGGCGTCGACCATGTTGTTGGAAATGTAGAGAGAATGGAGGAATGGGTGAATTATTATGCAAATGTAATGGGCTTTAAGGAAATGAAGCACTTTACAGATAAAGACATTACAACAGAATATTCCGCTCTGATGTCCAAGGTTATGCATAATGGAGGCAGAATTAAGTTCCCAATTAACGAGCCTGCAGAAGGGAAGCGCAAATCCCAGATTGAAGAATACCTTGAATACTACAACGGGGCTGGAGTACAGCATCTGGCCATTCTGACAGAAGATATTGTCAGCACTGTCAGCATCCTTCGCAAAAATGGGGTAGAGTTCTTAAGCACTCCAGATTCTTATTATGAAATGCTTTCTGAGCGCGTAGGGAAAATTGATGAAGAGATCGACAAATTGAAGGAATTAAATATTCTCGTTGACCGCGATGACGAAGGCTATCTGCTTCAAATTTTCACAAAACCAATCGTAGACCGTCCGACCTTATTCATTGAAATCATTCAGCGTAAAGGTGCCAGAGGGTTTGGTGAAGGCAACTTTAAAGCACTCTTTGAATCTATTGAACGTGAGCAGGAAAGACGGGGGAATTTATAA
- the hisC gene encoding histidinol-phosphate transaminase, producing the protein MARIQTKSAVEKIVSYPLGSSPEEIKEKYNLMAVRKMSDNENVYGCSPEVRNSISKAMNSLYFYPDGTVSLLKRKLAGFYNISEDNFLVSNGSEEIIRLLTRAYISAGDEAVMAQNTFPRYETNVLIEGGSAITVPLQNGTHNLRAMYEKMNEKTKMVFICNPNNPTGTIVGKTELLQFIDKVPSNILIILDEAYYEYVNSEDYPDSIPLLAQRPNLIILRTFSKIYGLAGLRVGYGIMHREIVNDLHKVKDVFNVNHLAQAAASAALNDQDFIKDCAQKNAEEMKFVCQKLTELHVGYFPSQTNFMYIFSQLPIADNLIANGLVVRKMKLDGYLDAFRMTLGTREDNEAALAVINKLLNEKAV; encoded by the coding sequence ATGGCTAGAATCCAGACAAAAAGCGCTGTGGAAAAGATTGTTTCTTATCCGCTTGGCAGCTCGCCGGAAGAGATCAAAGAAAAGTACAATTTAATGGCTGTCCGGAAAATGTCTGATAATGAAAATGTGTATGGCTGTTCACCCGAAGTCAGGAACAGCATCAGCAAAGCGATGAACAGTCTTTACTTTTACCCGGATGGCACTGTTTCCCTCCTCAAACGCAAGCTGGCCGGATTCTATAATATAAGTGAAGATAACTTTCTGGTCAGCAATGGTTCAGAAGAGATCATCCGATTATTGACTAGAGCATACATAAGTGCTGGAGATGAAGCTGTCATGGCTCAGAATACATTTCCACGATATGAAACAAACGTCCTTATTGAAGGAGGCAGTGCGATAACAGTACCGCTGCAAAATGGAACACATAACTTAAGAGCCATGTATGAGAAGATGAATGAAAAAACAAAGATGGTGTTTATCTGCAATCCCAACAATCCTACAGGAACCATAGTCGGAAAAACAGAACTGCTGCAATTCATTGATAAAGTTCCTTCAAACATCCTGATTATTCTTGATGAAGCATACTATGAATATGTGAATTCCGAGGATTATCCTGACTCTATTCCGCTTCTTGCACAGAGGCCTAACTTAATCATCCTAAGGACTTTCTCCAAAATCTATGGTCTTGCAGGACTCCGTGTCGGCTATGGAATCATGCATCGGGAGATCGTGAATGACCTTCATAAGGTAAAAGATGTATTTAATGTCAACCACCTGGCACAGGCAGCGGCTTCTGCAGCACTAAATGATCAGGACTTTATAAAGGATTGTGCACAAAAAAATGCCGAAGAGATGAAATTTGTGTGCCAAAAACTAACTGAATTACATGTCGGCTATTTTCCTTCCCAAACTAATTTTATGTATATTTTCAGCCAGCTTCCTATTGCAGACAACTTGATTGCAAATGGCTTGGTTGTCCGGAAAATGAAGCTTGACGGCTATCTTGATGCTTTTCGGATGACGTTAGGAACAAGGGAAGATAATGAAGCGGCATTGGCTGTGATAAACAAACTTCTGAATGAAAAGGCGGTGTAG
- a CDS encoding flavin reductase family protein, with product MELNPQSLEWKDAYKLMVGSILPRPIAFVTTMDTDGNVNAAPFSFFTAICADPMLICFSPMRKGTDGSKKDTLANIEATKEFVINIVSEDFTEKMNICAADYPAGIDELDAAGLEKEKSASVKPPRVKESKVHLECSLYQVLHFGEQPGSGSLVIGKVEHVHVAEELYENGRINSEKLKPVGRMAGHIYTRPMTDVFELIRKTDPR from the coding sequence ATGGAATTAAATCCACAGAGTCTCGAGTGGAAAGACGCATATAAGCTGATGGTTGGCTCAATTCTGCCGCGTCCCATTGCGTTTGTTACCACTATGGACACAGATGGAAATGTTAATGCAGCTCCATTCAGCTTTTTTACAGCCATATGTGCAGATCCGATGCTGATTTGCTTTTCACCTATGCGAAAAGGGACAGATGGCTCTAAGAAAGATACGCTTGCTAATATTGAAGCCACTAAGGAATTCGTTATTAACATCGTCAGTGAAGACTTTACTGAAAAGATGAATATTTGTGCAGCGGATTATCCGGCTGGTATAGACGAACTGGACGCAGCGGGTCTCGAAAAAGAAAAAAGTGCCTCTGTTAAGCCTCCTAGGGTTAAAGAATCAAAAGTCCACTTAGAATGCAGTCTCTATCAGGTACTTCACTTTGGAGAACAACCCGGTTCAGGAAGTCTGGTAATTGGAAAAGTGGAGCATGTGCATGTTGCTGAAGAGCTTTACGAAAATGGAAGGATTAATTCCGAAAAGCTGAAGCCTGTTGGCCGGATGGCAGGACATATCTATACGAGGCCAATGACTGATGTATTTGAATTGATCCGAAAAACGGACCCAAGGTGA
- a CDS encoding fumarylacetoacetate hydrolase family protein encodes MKFITFRKPDGSIRAGWLKNEEYAVDMHEATNGVLPKTMLAFLENHEFFMEYLSSSKKLKNTDKGVYPLSEVNLMAPLPNPKSFRDFYAFEEHVKTARDNRGLDMIPEWYEIPVFYFSNHLSIKGPNEEISRPKHCEWLDYELEIACIIGKEGKDIKAAEADDYIFGYCILNDWSARDIQRKEMKVGLGPAKGKDFATSVGPYIVTKDELENFRVENGYDLLMTAKVNGTLLSEGNMQDIYYSFYEMLERASDGVTLCPGEMISSGTVGSGCILELGTDVHRWLKPGDEVELEIGNLGILKNRIANE; translated from the coding sequence ATGAAATTCATAACCTTTCGAAAACCGGATGGATCTATAAGAGCGGGCTGGCTGAAGAATGAGGAGTATGCTGTTGATATGCATGAAGCGACCAATGGTGTTCTGCCCAAAACAATGCTGGCATTCCTTGAGAATCATGAGTTTTTTATGGAGTACCTATCTTCCAGCAAAAAACTGAAGAACACGGATAAAGGGGTATATCCTTTATCCGAAGTGAACTTAATGGCTCCACTGCCAAATCCAAAAAGCTTTCGGGATTTCTATGCTTTTGAAGAACACGTGAAAACGGCAAGAGATAACCGCGGACTTGATATGATACCCGAATGGTATGAAATACCCGTCTTTTATTTTTCAAATCATCTGAGCATTAAGGGTCCAAATGAAGAAATTTCGCGTCCCAAGCATTGTGAATGGCTTGATTACGAGCTCGAAATTGCCTGTATTATCGGCAAAGAAGGAAAGGATATTAAAGCTGCCGAAGCGGATGATTATATATTTGGGTATTGCATCCTGAATGATTGGAGTGCAAGAGATATTCAGCGAAAAGAAATGAAGGTAGGTCTTGGCCCTGCCAAAGGGAAGGATTTTGCCACTTCTGTCGGGCCATATATCGTTACAAAGGATGAGCTTGAGAATTTCCGTGTTGAAAATGGCTATGATTTGCTGATGACAGCAAAAGTCAACGGAACTCTTCTTTCAGAAGGGAATATGCAGGATATCTACTATTCCTTTTACGAAATGCTTGAGCGGGCTTCAGATGGTGTAACACTCTGCCCAGGTGAAATGATAAGCTCCGGGACTGTTGGCAGCGGCTGCATCCTTGAGCTGGGCACCGATGTGCACCGCTGGCTTAAGCCTGGAGATGAGGTTGAGCTTGAAATTGGCAATCTCGGAATATTAAAAAATCGGATCGCAAATGAGTGA
- a CDS encoding homogentisate 1,2-dioxygenase — MFYRQMGKIPHKRHTTFKKSDGTLFREQVMGTKGFSGTQSILYHHYMPTEVARTELIGKYVPEYEDQGSLKHRHLFTDQIEKKGDALSAREYLLGNDDLLIGTINITEPMKSFYRNGDGDEMLYIHYGTGKVETMFGTLSYRPGDYVIIPIGTIYRVIPDKEQMTKVLLVESFSQITTPRRYRNEYGQLLEHSPFCERDIRGPETLETYDQKGEYEIITKTRGYLHSHILNHHPLDVEGWDGYLYPWVFNIEDFEPITGRVHQPPPVHQTFEGHNFVVCSFVPRLYDYHPEAIPAPYYHSNVNSDELLYYVEGNFMSRKGIREGSITLHPSGIPHGPHPGKTEASIGKKETLELAVMIDTFKPLKLVKHANLIEDEKYMFTWVE; from the coding sequence ATGTTTTATCGTCAAATGGGGAAAATCCCGCACAAACGCCATACAACCTTCAAAAAATCGGATGGAACTCTATTCAGGGAACAGGTAATGGGAACAAAAGGTTTTTCCGGCACCCAATCCATTCTTTATCATCACTATATGCCGACAGAAGTAGCACGAACTGAACTGATCGGAAAATATGTTCCAGAGTATGAAGATCAGGGGAGCTTAAAGCATAGGCATTTGTTTACAGATCAAATTGAAAAGAAAGGGGATGCACTTTCAGCAAGGGAATATCTGCTCGGGAATGATGACCTTTTAATAGGCACCATAAATATTACTGAGCCCATGAAAAGCTTTTACCGGAATGGCGATGGAGATGAGATGCTCTACATTCACTATGGAACCGGAAAAGTTGAGACCATGTTCGGAACTTTATCCTATCGTCCTGGAGACTATGTCATTATTCCGATTGGCACTATTTACCGCGTAATTCCGGATAAAGAGCAGATGACTAAAGTGCTCCTTGTTGAGTCTTTCAGCCAGATTACAACACCAAGAAGATACCGGAATGAGTATGGGCAGCTGCTTGAACATAGTCCATTTTGCGAACGGGATATCAGGGGACCGGAAACACTGGAAACATATGATCAAAAAGGAGAATATGAAATTATCACGAAAACCAGGGGATATTTGCATTCTCATATTCTGAATCATCACCCGCTTGATGTGGAGGGCTGGGACGGCTATCTTTATCCGTGGGTCTTTAATATAGAAGATTTTGAACCGATTACCGGAAGGGTGCATCAGCCTCCGCCGGTCCATCAGACATTTGAAGGCCATAACTTTGTTGTGTGTTCCTTTGTTCCCAGATTATATGACTATCATCCAGAGGCCATCCCTGCCCCTTACTATCACAGCAATGTCAACAGTGATGAACTGCTGTACTATGTGGAAGGCAATTTCATGAGCAGGAAGGGGATTAGAGAAGGCTCCATCACCCTTCATCCAAGCGGGATTCCACATGGCCCTCACCCTGGAAAAACAGAAGCCAGCATAGGGAAAAAGGAAACTCTTGAGCTTGCTGTTATGATTGATACATTCAAGCCGTTAAAGCTGGTGAAACACGCTAATCTAATAGAAGATGAGAAGTACATGTTTACTTGGGTGGAGTAG
- a CDS encoding DegV family protein — translation MIKKKIAWITDSTAYVTKEMLGHPDVYVVPLTITFGEESYEDGIDLNTDQLYSRIRNEKEVPKTSQPSAGKFAELFESLKPEYDAAVAVHVSSKLSGTLNSCIAGAELAEFPIFTVDSKCMSYAITTLINKGLKLAENDMPAHKIADILQSETEKSENYILLGSLEQFYKGGRMSGTQYLLGSILKIKPIIRINRDGEFELFDKVRSEKKAIKRMIELLGNSYENHTIPQVQIMHGNVPANAEELAEEIKSHFPRLDIFIGDISSTIAAHAGEGTLAIIWQNAS, via the coding sequence ATGATAAAAAAGAAAATTGCCTGGATTACAGACAGCACAGCCTATGTTACTAAGGAGATGCTGGGACATCCTGACGTTTATGTGGTTCCTCTAACTATTACATTCGGTGAGGAATCCTATGAAGATGGTATTGATTTAAATACAGATCAGCTGTATAGCCGGATTCGCAATGAAAAAGAAGTTCCTAAAACTTCACAGCCCTCCGCCGGAAAATTTGCGGAACTATTTGAATCATTGAAGCCGGAATATGATGCTGCAGTTGCTGTTCATGTATCCAGCAAGCTTAGCGGCACGCTAAATAGCTGTATAGCCGGAGCAGAGCTGGCAGAGTTTCCTATTTTCACAGTCGATTCTAAATGTATGTCTTATGCTATTACAACATTGATCAATAAAGGATTAAAGCTTGCTGAAAATGATATGCCGGCGCATAAAATTGCAGATATCCTGCAAAGTGAGACAGAGAAATCCGAGAATTATATATTGCTTGGAAGCCTTGAGCAATTTTATAAGGGCGGCAGAATGTCAGGCACACAATACCTGCTGGGAAGCATATTAAAAATAAAGCCAATTATCCGCATTAACCGGGATGGGGAGTTTGAACTGTTTGATAAAGTCCGTTCAGAAAAAAAAGCAATCAAAAGAATGATAGAATTGCTTGGGAATTCATATGAAAACCACACAATCCCCCAGGTTCAAATCATGCATGGGAATGTGCCTGCAAATGCGGAGGAGCTGGCCGAAGAAATAAAGTCCCATTTTCCGCGCCTCGATATTTTCATTGGTGATATTAGTTCAACGATCGCTGCACATGCCGGCGAGGGAACTCTAGCCATTATTTGGCAGAACGCAAGTTAA
- a CDS encoding ABC-F family ATP-binding cassette domain-containing protein produces MSVLNVQNLSHGFGDRAIFNDVSFRLLKGEHVGLVGANGEGKSTFMNIVTGKLQPDEGKVEWSRKVRVGYLDQHAVLKKGTTMREALSTAFQYLFDAETEINELYAKMGDEGADIDALLAEVGELQETLDSNDFYQINSKVEEVARGLGLDEVGLDRDIDDLSGGQRTKVLLAKLLLEKPEILLLDEPTNYLDEQHIEWLKRYLQEYENAFILISHDIPFLNSVVNLIYHMENQELNRYAGDYDNFLKVYEMKKQQLESAYKRQQQEIADLKDFVARNKASVATRNMAMSRQKKLDKMEIIELGREKPKPEFIFKEARAASRWIFTTEDLVIGYNEPLSRPLNLKMERGQKIAFVGANGIGKSTLLKSILGLINPISGIVERGEYQHIGYFEQEVKQSNYNTCIEEIWSEFPSMNQAEVRAALAKCGLTTKHIESKVEVLSGGEKAKVRLCKILNTETNLLILDEPTNHLDVDAKEELKRALKAYRGSILMVSHEPDFYREIATDIWNCEDWTTKVF; encoded by the coding sequence ATGAGCGTATTAAACGTACAAAACTTAAGTCACGGTTTCGGTGATCGTGCGATTTTCAATGATGTGTCTTTTCGGCTTTTAAAAGGTGAACACGTTGGGCTAGTAGGGGCAAATGGTGAGGGTAAGTCTACTTTCATGAATATAGTTACCGGGAAGCTGCAGCCCGACGAGGGGAAAGTTGAGTGGTCACGAAAAGTTCGTGTTGGTTACTTAGATCAGCATGCTGTACTCAAAAAAGGCACTACGATGCGTGAAGCTTTAAGTACTGCTTTTCAATATCTTTTTGATGCTGAAACAGAGATCAATGAACTTTATGCAAAAATGGGTGATGAAGGTGCTGATATCGATGCATTACTTGCAGAAGTTGGAGAGCTGCAAGAAACTTTAGATAGTAATGATTTCTATCAAATTAATTCAAAAGTTGAGGAAGTTGCCCGTGGCCTGGGATTAGACGAAGTTGGACTTGATAGAGATATAGATGACCTTAGCGGTGGGCAGCGTACCAAAGTTTTGCTGGCTAAGCTTTTGCTGGAAAAGCCTGAAATCCTATTACTGGACGAGCCTACAAACTATTTGGATGAACAGCATATCGAATGGCTGAAGCGCTATTTACAGGAATATGAGAATGCATTTATTTTGATTTCACATGATATTCCATTCCTGAACAGTGTTGTTAACTTGATCTATCACATGGAAAACCAGGAGTTGAATCGCTATGCTGGGGACTATGATAACTTCTTAAAAGTATATGAAATGAAAAAGCAGCAGCTGGAATCTGCATACAAGCGGCAACAACAAGAAATTGCCGATTTAAAGGATTTCGTTGCCCGCAACAAGGCAAGTGTTGCGACTCGCAATATGGCGATGTCCCGTCAAAAGAAGCTCGACAAAATGGAAATTATTGAATTGGGGAGAGAGAAGCCGAAACCAGAGTTTATTTTCAAAGAAGCTCGTGCAGCCAGCCGCTGGATTTTCACGACTGAAGATCTTGTTATTGGTTACAATGAACCACTTTCCCGCCCTCTTAATTTGAAAATGGAACGCGGACAAAAAATTGCATTTGTGGGTGCTAACGGTATTGGTAAATCTACTCTGTTAAAAAGTATTCTTGGCTTGATTAATCCAATTTCGGGTATAGTGGAACGCGGTGAGTATCAACACATCGGTTACTTCGAACAGGAAGTTAAACAGTCCAACTATAACACTTGTATTGAAGAAATCTGGAGCGAGTTCCCAAGTATGAATCAGGCTGAAGTTCGTGCTGCTCTTGCAAAATGCGGATTAACGACGAAACATATTGAAAGTAAAGTCGAAGTCCTTTCTGGTGGCGAAAAAGCGAAGGTTCGATTGTGTAAAATATTAAACACAGAAACGAATTTATTAATTCTGGACGAACCTACCAATCACTTGGATGTGGATGCAAAAGAAGAATTAAAGCGTGCTTTAAAGGCATACCGCGGAAGTATCCTGATGGTTTCCCACGAACCTGATTTCTATCGTGAAATTGCGACCGATATTTGGAATTGTGAGGATTGGACTACGAAAGTTTTTTAA
- the katA gene encoding catalase KatA gives MTKKNNLTTSWGAPVGDNQNSMTAGSRGPTLIQDVHLLEKLAHFNRERVPERVVHAKGAGAHGYFEVTNDLTKYTKAAFLSEVGKRTPLFIRFSTVAGELGSADTVRDPRGFAVKFYTEEGNYDLVGNNTPVFFIRDAIKFPDFIHTQKRDPKTHLKNPTAVWDFWSLSPESLHQVTILMSDRGIPATLRHMHGFGSHTFKWVNDKGEGVWVKYHFKTEQGVKNLSVEAAAKMAGENPDYHTEDLFNAIENGDYPSWKLCVQIMPLEDANTYRFDPFDVTKVWSQKDYPLIEVGRMVLNRNPENYFAEVEQATFSPGTLVPGIDVSPDKMLQGRLFAYHDAHRYRVGANHQMLPINRPKNEVQNYQRDGQMRFDNNGGGSVYYEPNSFGGPTEVQEHKQAAYPVSGLAESVAYDHNDHYTQAGDLYRLMSEEERSRLVANIVAAMKPVEKEEIKLRQIQHFFKADPDYGTRIAKGLGLAVPQGVK, from the coding sequence ATGACAAAAAAGAACAATCTCACTACAAGCTGGGGAGCCCCAGTTGGCGACAACCAAAATTCAATGACTGCCGGCTCAAGAGGGCCAACCTTGATCCAGGATGTACACTTGCTGGAAAAGCTCGCCCATTTTAATAGAGAACGTGTGCCTGAGCGTGTTGTTCATGCAAAAGGTGCGGGTGCACATGGCTATTTTGAAGTTACAAATGACCTCACTAAATATACAAAAGCCGCATTTCTGTCTGAAGTAGGCAAAAGAACGCCTTTATTCATCCGTTTTTCAACTGTAGCCGGCGAACTTGGTTCTGCAGATACTGTACGCGATCCGCGCGGCTTTGCTGTTAAGTTCTATACAGAAGAAGGAAACTACGATCTTGTAGGAAACAACACGCCTGTATTCTTTATCCGGGATGCAATCAAGTTCCCTGACTTTATTCATACACAGAAGCGTGATCCTAAGACTCATTTGAAAAATCCGACTGCCGTCTGGGACTTCTGGTCATTATCCCCTGAGTCGCTGCACCAGGTAACCATCTTAATGTCTGACCGGGGAATTCCTGCAACACTAAGACATATGCATGGATTTGGAAGTCATACCTTCAAGTGGGTTAATGATAAAGGCGAAGGCGTCTGGGTGAAATATCACTTTAAAACAGAGCAAGGTGTTAAAAACCTCAGCGTAGAAGCTGCAGCTAAAATGGCGGGCGAAAATCCGGATTACCATACAGAGGACTTATTCAATGCAATTGAGAATGGAGACTATCCTTCCTGGAAGCTTTGCGTGCAAATCATGCCGCTTGAGGATGCAAATACTTACCGTTTCGACCCATTCGATGTCACGAAAGTGTGGTCACAAAAAGATTACCCATTAATCGAAGTAGGACGTATGGTTCTCAATAGAAATCCGGAAAACTACTTTGCTGAAGTTGAGCAGGCTACCTTCTCTCCCGGAACTCTAGTACCTGGCATTGATGTGTCACCTGATAAAATGCTCCAGGGCCGCCTGTTTGCCTACCATGATGCACACCGTTACCGTGTAGGGGCAAACCATCAGATGCTGCCAATCAACCGCCCTAAAAACGAAGTGCAAAACTATCAGCGTGACGGCCAGATGCGCTTTGACAACAATGGCGGAGGATCTGTTTATTACGAGCCGAACAGCTTTGGGGGACCAACTGAAGTACAGGAGCACAAACAGGCTGCATACCCTGTATCCGGTTTAGCCGAAAGCGTTGCGTATGACCATAATGACCACTACACACAAGCCGGTGATCTATACCGCTTAATGAGTGAAGAGGAACGCTCCCGTCTTGTGGCAAACATTGTTGCTGCCATGAAGCCTGTAGAAAAAGAAGAAATTAAACTGCGCCAGATTCAGCATTTCTTTAAAGCGGATCCTGATTACGGTACACGTATTGCTAAAGGCCTTGGCCTGGCAGTTCCGCAGGGAGTCAAGTGA